One window of the Triticum dicoccoides isolate Atlit2015 ecotype Zavitan chromosome 3B, WEW_v2.0, whole genome shotgun sequence genome contains the following:
- the LOC119280459 gene encoding probable fatty acyl-CoA reductase 5 isoform X1, translated as MIGEMDVDSVVEYFRGKSILITGSTGFLGKVLVEKILRVQPDVKKLFLLIRASDVESAKFRIQSEVIGREIFQVLKEEHGVGFHNFVEEKIFPLVGDIMHEDFGLDTAKLREVSKDINIIVNVAATTKFSERYDVAFDVNVLGVKHVCAFAKKCIKLKMLLHVSTAYVVGEQEGLIAEKPFFMGETLRVGTHLDIESELNLIKETRRELRDAGSTEKDEKKVMKKLGLKRARNFGWPNTYVFTKAMGEMVMGLLRGDFPVVIIRPSIITSTLKEPLPGWMEGIRTIDAVIMGYAKKTLPFFLGNLDLILDMIPGDMVVNAMMVTMAAHSDDQKGQIIYNVTSSVSNPAPSGLVIDAMHRYFFENPPCKGNGERVRLKKMRFFSTLTRLRLYMAIKYKLPLEILRLVSIALCGIFSECYNELNGKYSFVMQMIELYAPYTLFKGCFEDTNLVKLRTTINKDDQINNGAYYFDFDPKSINWVDYFYGVHIPGVLKYCI; from the exons ATGATTGGTGAAATGGATGTGGATAGCGTTGTAGAATACTTCAGGGGCAAGAGCATCCTCATCACTGGATCAACGGGGTTCCTAGGAAAag TGCTTGTCGAGAAGATATTGAGGGTTCAGCCTGATGTCAAGAAGCTCTTCCTCTTGATTCGGGCCTCCGATGTTGAATCCGCAAAGTTTCGGATTCAAAGTGAG GTTATAGGGAGGGAGATCTTTCAAGTGCTCAAAGAAGAACATGGTGTGGGGTTCCATAATTTCGTCGAAGAAAAGATCTTCCCTTTGGTGGGAGACATCATGCATGAGGACTTTGGACTAGACACTGCCAAGCTGAGAGAAGTGTCGAAGGACATAAACATTATTGTCAACGTAGCTGCCACTACGAAATTCTCTGAAAG ATATGATGTGGCTTTCGATGTGAATGTCTTGGGAGTGAAGCATGTTTGTGCATTCGCAAAGAAGTGTATTAAGCTCAAGATGTTGCTTCATGTTTCAACGG CCTATGTAGTTGGTGAACAAGAAGGCCTAATAGCAGAGAAGCCATTCTTCATGGGTGAGACACTAAGGGTGGGCACACATTTGGATATCGAATCCGAGCTAAATCTGATCAAAGAGACCAGGAGAGAACTAAGGGATGCTGGTTCCACGGAGAAAGACGAGAAGAAAGTCATGAAGAAACTTGGCCTCAAGAG GGCACGAAACTTTGGGTGGCCAAACACCTATGTCTTCACTAAGGCAATGGGGGAGATGGTGATGGGGCTCTTGCGAGGGGACTTTCCGGTGGTCATCATCCGCCCGAGCATCATAACCAGTACACTCAAGGAGCCATTGCCTGGATGGATGGAAGGAATTAG GACTATCGATGCAGTGATCATGGGTTATGCCAAGAAGACATTACCATTCTTTCTAGGCAACCTTGATTTAATACTCGACATG ATTCCAGGGGACATGGTGGTGAATGCTATGATGGTTACCATGGCAGCACACTCAGATGATCAAAAAGGTCAGATCATCTACAATGTAACTTCGTCAGTAAGCAACCCAGCACCCTCAGGCCTAGTCATAGATGCAATGCACCGTTACTTCTTTGAGAACCCGCCATGCAAGGGGAACGGTGAGCGTGTTCGGCTGAAGAAGATGCGATTCTTTAGCACGCTCACGCGGTTGAGATTGTACATGGCCATCAAGTACAAGCTTCCCCTCGAG ATCCTTCGCCTAGTGAGCATCGCACTCTGCGGCATTTTCTCGGAATGCTACAACGAGCTCAATGGAAAATACAGTTTCGTCATGCAGATGATCGAGCTCTACGCACCATACACCTTGTTCAAAGGGTG CTTTGAAGACACGAACTTGGTGAAGCTAAGGACGACGATCAATAAGGATGATCAAATTAACAATGGAGCATATTACTTTGACTTTGATCCCAAGTCCATAAACTGGGTTGATTATTTCTATGGTGTACACATTCCTGGTGTGCTTAAATATTGTATTTAA
- the LOC119280459 gene encoding probable fatty acyl-CoA reductase 5 isoform X2: MIGEMDVDSVVEYFRGKSILITGSTGFLGKVLVEKILRVQPDVKKLFLLIRASDVESAKFRIQSEVIGREIFQVLKEEHGVGFHNFVEEKIFPLVGDIMHEDFGLDTAKLREVSKDINIIVNVAATTKFSERYDVAFDVNVLGVKHVCAFAKKCIKLKMLLHVSTVGEQEGLIAEKPFFMGETLRVGTHLDIESELNLIKETRRELRDAGSTEKDEKKVMKKLGLKRARNFGWPNTYVFTKAMGEMVMGLLRGDFPVVIIRPSIITSTLKEPLPGWMEGIRTIDAVIMGYAKKTLPFFLGNLDLILDMIPGDMVVNAMMVTMAAHSDDQKGQIIYNVTSSVSNPAPSGLVIDAMHRYFFENPPCKGNGERVRLKKMRFFSTLTRLRLYMAIKYKLPLEILRLVSIALCGIFSECYNELNGKYSFVMQMIELYAPYTLFKGCFEDTNLVKLRTTINKDDQINNGAYYFDFDPKSINWVDYFYGVHIPGVLKYCI, translated from the exons ATGATTGGTGAAATGGATGTGGATAGCGTTGTAGAATACTTCAGGGGCAAGAGCATCCTCATCACTGGATCAACGGGGTTCCTAGGAAAag TGCTTGTCGAGAAGATATTGAGGGTTCAGCCTGATGTCAAGAAGCTCTTCCTCTTGATTCGGGCCTCCGATGTTGAATCCGCAAAGTTTCGGATTCAAAGTGAG GTTATAGGGAGGGAGATCTTTCAAGTGCTCAAAGAAGAACATGGTGTGGGGTTCCATAATTTCGTCGAAGAAAAGATCTTCCCTTTGGTGGGAGACATCATGCATGAGGACTTTGGACTAGACACTGCCAAGCTGAGAGAAGTGTCGAAGGACATAAACATTATTGTCAACGTAGCTGCCACTACGAAATTCTCTGAAAG ATATGATGTGGCTTTCGATGTGAATGTCTTGGGAGTGAAGCATGTTTGTGCATTCGCAAAGAAGTGTATTAAGCTCAAGATGTTGCTTCATGTTTCAACGG TTGGTGAACAAGAAGGCCTAATAGCAGAGAAGCCATTCTTCATGGGTGAGACACTAAGGGTGGGCACACATTTGGATATCGAATCCGAGCTAAATCTGATCAAAGAGACCAGGAGAGAACTAAGGGATGCTGGTTCCACGGAGAAAGACGAGAAGAAAGTCATGAAGAAACTTGGCCTCAAGAG GGCACGAAACTTTGGGTGGCCAAACACCTATGTCTTCACTAAGGCAATGGGGGAGATGGTGATGGGGCTCTTGCGAGGGGACTTTCCGGTGGTCATCATCCGCCCGAGCATCATAACCAGTACACTCAAGGAGCCATTGCCTGGATGGATGGAAGGAATTAG GACTATCGATGCAGTGATCATGGGTTATGCCAAGAAGACATTACCATTCTTTCTAGGCAACCTTGATTTAATACTCGACATG ATTCCAGGGGACATGGTGGTGAATGCTATGATGGTTACCATGGCAGCACACTCAGATGATCAAAAAGGTCAGATCATCTACAATGTAACTTCGTCAGTAAGCAACCCAGCACCCTCAGGCCTAGTCATAGATGCAATGCACCGTTACTTCTTTGAGAACCCGCCATGCAAGGGGAACGGTGAGCGTGTTCGGCTGAAGAAGATGCGATTCTTTAGCACGCTCACGCGGTTGAGATTGTACATGGCCATCAAGTACAAGCTTCCCCTCGAG ATCCTTCGCCTAGTGAGCATCGCACTCTGCGGCATTTTCTCGGAATGCTACAACGAGCTCAATGGAAAATACAGTTTCGTCATGCAGATGATCGAGCTCTACGCACCATACACCTTGTTCAAAGGGTG CTTTGAAGACACGAACTTGGTGAAGCTAAGGACGACGATCAATAAGGATGATCAAATTAACAATGGAGCATATTACTTTGACTTTGATCCCAAGTCCATAAACTGGGTTGATTATTTCTATGGTGTACACATTCCTGGTGTGCTTAAATATTGTATTTAA